The following DNA comes from Bacillota bacterium.
GCGATGCTCTGACCCAGGGGTGGTTTTTGTCCCAGGGTGAACAACCCCCGGACCAGGTGATGACCGGACAGGCCCGGTCTTTTCCAAAGGGCAGATGATCCGGGATCACGGGTAGAATCTGAGAAGTGTGGTGGCCAGCAAGGGCCCTTGGTATCGGTTGCTTGATTTTGCGAAATAATGCATAGTATAATTACGATGATATTTAACGGACAAAGGGTTGCCGAGAGTACTTGGGAGGTTCTGGTCGATGGGTACGAATCTTGAGAAAGTGTATAATCCTAAAGGGATGGAAGAGAAGTGGTATAACTATTGGTTGGAGGGCAATCACTTCTACGCGGATAACGCCAAAGAAGGGCCTGTCTTCTCGATTGTCATACCACCTCCCAACGTAACTGGCCAACTGCACATGGGACATGCTTTGGACAACACCCTGCAGGATATCATTACCCGCTGGCGGCGCATGCAAGGATATAACACCCTCTGGCTGCCGGGGACGGATCACGCCGGCATTGCGACCCAAATACGTGTGGAGGAAGAATTGCGCAAGGAGGGGCTCACCCGGCATGATCTCGGGCGGGAGGCCTTCCTGAAGCGGGTGTGGGACTGGAAGGAGAAGTACGGAAATACGATTATCAATCAGCTGAAGCGTCTTGGTGCTTCTTGTGACTGGTCTAGGGAACGGTTTACCCTTGACGAAGGTTGCTCCCGGGCGGTGCGGGAGGTATTCGTTTCCCTCTACGAGAAGGGGTTGATCTACCGCGGCCATTACTTGATTAACTGGTGCGTGGAGTGTAACACCGCCCTGTCCGATGTGGAAGTGGAGCATATCGAATCCCCTGGCAAGCTGTACTATATCCGCTATCCCTTCGCCGATGGCGATGGATATATTACTGTCGCCACCACCCGGCCGGAGACCATGTTGGGGGATACGGCGGTGGCGGTGAATCCCGAGGATGATCGCTACAAGGATCTAGTGGGTAAAACCCTGCGCCTACCCTTGACGGACCGGACCATTCCGGTGATCGCCGATAGTTTCGTCAGTCCCGAGTTTGGAACCGGGTTGGTGAAGGTCACCCCGGCCCATGATCCTAATGACTATGCCATGGGCGAGCGACACAACCTGCCCCAGATTCAGGTTATTGGCGAGGACGGCGTGATGACCAAAGAGGCCGGTCGGTATGCGGGCCTCACCCGGGAAGAGTGTCGTAAACGGGTGGTGGAGGATCTTAAGGCCGCGGGGCTTTTGGAGAAAATTGAAGACCACATGCATGCGGTGGGGCACTGTTACCGTTGCGATTCGGTGGTGGAACCCCTCATTTCCGAGCAGTGGTTTGTGAAGATGAAGCCCTTGGCGGAACCGGCCATTGAAGTGGTGAAAAACGGCCAGGTGCGCTTTATACCGGAGCGGTTCACGAAGCTGTACTTGAATTGGATGGAGAATATCCGGGATTGGTGTATTTCCCGGCAACTGTGGTGGGGACATCGCATTCCCGTTTGGTATTGCGATAACTGCGGGGAAACCATCGTCAGCAAAGTGGATCCCACCCATTGTCCCAAGTGCAATAGTGACCGGTTGACCCAGGATCCCGATGTACTCGACACCTGGTTCTCCTCGGCACTGTGGCCCTTCTCGACCATGGGCTGGCCCGATGCGACCAAGGATCTAGAACGTTACTATCCCACTTCCTTGTTGGTTACCGGCTTTGACATTATCTTCTTCTGGGTGGCCCGGATGATCGTGATGGGCATGGAGTTTACCGGTAAACCGCCCTTTAGTGAAGTCTTGATTCACGGTTTAGTGCGGGATAGCCAAGGGCGGAAGATGAGCAAGTCCCTGGGCAACGGTGTGGACCCCTTGGAAGTGATCGAAGAGTACGGTGCCGATGCCCTGCGGTTTACCCTGGTGCGGGGCGGTTCCCTGGGCAACGATATGCGTTACTATCCCGAGCAGGTGGAGGCCAGCCGCAATTTCGCCAACAAGGTGTGGAACGCCACCCGCTTTGCCCTAATGAATCTCGATGGCTTTGTGCCCGCGGCTACCCCCACGGACTTTAGCCTTGGGGATCGCTGGATTCTTAGCCGTTACCAGCGAACGGTGGAACGGGTTACTAACTATCTGAGCGAATACGATTTGGCCGAAGCCAGTAGAGCCATATATGAGTTTACTTGGAACGAGCTTTGTGATTGGTATGTGGAGATCTCGAAGCCATACCTGTCTGGGAAATTCGGTGCTGAAGTGAAGTATACCACCCAGTGGGTGTTGTGGACGGTTTTGGATGGTACCTTACGGCTGCTCCATCCCTTCATGCCCTTTATCACCGAGGCGCTGTGGCAAGCGCTGCCCGGCACCGGTGAGACCATCGTGCGGGCTGCTTGGCCTTTGGCCCAGGAGAGGATGTTAGACCCGCAGGCCGAAGGAGATATGGCCGTGCTGATGGATGTGGTCCGCAGCATCCGTAACGTCCGCAGTGAGAAACAGGTGCCACCCAGTCGTAGGATTAAGGCCCTGGTGTTTGCCGACGGCCGCCCGCGGGAGATCTTAGAGGAAAACCGGTTGTACGTGGAATCTTTAGCGGGACTTGGGGAATTGGAGATTGGTCCCGCCACGGGGGAAAAACCGGAACAGGCCATCTTCGCCGTTGCCTCTGGTGTGGAGATCTACCTACCCTTGGAAGGCCTGGTGGATCTGGAGGCGGAGCGGAAGCGGTTGGAGAAGGAACTGGCCAATAGTGAGCAGGAGATCAAGCGTTGTGAGGCCAAGCTGAGCAATGAAGGTTTCCTGGCCAAGGCCCCGCCGGAAGTGGTGGAAAAGGAACGGGCGAAGCTACAGGCTTATCTGGAGGAGAAGGCCAAGATCGAGGAAAGCCTGAAAGCTTTGGCGTAAGTCTCCCAGGGAAAGGATCGAAGGAAAGTGGATTTTTCACAAGGACAGGCATACTTGGAGAGTTTAGCCCGGTTTGGTTCCAAACCGGGCCTTTCACGTATCCAGGAGCTTTGCCAGGCCCTGGACAACCCCCAGCGCAACTTTCCGGTCATCCATATTGCGGGGACCAACGGCAAGGGTTCCACCGCCCGGATGACCGCGGATATTCTTGCGGCCCATGGTCTGAAAACAGGTCTGTACATTTCTCCCCATATTGAATCCTTCAATGAAAGGATCACGGTGCAGGGTGTACCGATTCCCTCTGGGGCCCTTGATGCTTTGGTGGAGGAGCTGCGTCCCCTGGCCACAGGGATGGCGGATCACCCCACGGAATTTGAGGTCTGTACCGCCTTGGCCCTTCGGTACTTTGCCCAGGAGGAAGTGGACTGTGCGGTGGTGGAGGTGGGAATGGGGGGGCGGTTCGATGCCACCAATGTAGTGCAGCCCGCGGTTTGCGTTATCACCCATGTGGACCTAGATCACCAGGAGGTCCTGGGGAAGACCATTGAAGAGATCGCCTTCGAGAAGGCGGGGATCATTAAACCGGGCGTGCCGGTGGTATTAACCCCCCAAAGGGAAGGAGCAAGGAATACGATCCTGGCGGTGGCCGAGGAGCGGGGCTGTCATGTGGAGGAGCTTGATGCTTCCGCGTGGACAGTGGAGGAAGTATCCTTGGCAGGTACTGTGTTTACCTTTCAGGGCCAGAGGATCCACTTGAGTCTGTTGGGGCAACATCAGGTGATCAATGCCTGTGCCGCCATTACCGCCAGCAAGTTGTTCCTGGGCGAGGCCTTTCATTGGGAGCCGGTGCTCCAAAGCTTGGGGCGGGTGCGGTGGCCTGGGCGGTTGGAAGTGATGGGGACTGATCCCCTGGTGCTATTGGATGGGGCCCACAATTTGGATGGTGCCCAGGCGCTCAGGGCGGCTTTATCTGCTTTGTTACCTGAACGGAAAATTACCTTTCTTATGGGTATGATGGAAGATAAAGAAGCAAATGCTATCCTTAAGACGCTGTTGCCCTTAGGCACAAAAGCCATATTTACCGAACCAACCAAAGGCCGGAGTGCATCCATTCCGGCCGCTGAACTGAAGAGCCTGGCCCGGAGGTATCTGGATGAGGTTTATGCCTATCCGGATCCGGCGGTGGCCCTGTCGGAGGCTT
Coding sequences within:
- a CDS encoding bifunctional folylpolyglutamate synthase/dihydrofolate synthase, whose translation is MDFSQGQAYLESLARFGSKPGLSRIQELCQALDNPQRNFPVIHIAGTNGKGSTARMTADILAAHGLKTGLYISPHIESFNERITVQGVPIPSGALDALVEELRPLATGMADHPTEFEVCTALALRYFAQEEVDCAVVEVGMGGRFDATNVVQPAVCVITHVDLDHQEVLGKTIEEIAFEKAGIIKPGVPVVLTPQREGARNTILAVAEERGCHVEELDASAWTVEEVSLAGTVFTFQGQRIHLSLLGQHQVINACAAITASKLFLGEAFHWEPVLQSLGRVRWPGRLEVMGTDPLVLLDGAHNLDGAQALRAALSALLPERKITFLMGMMEDKEANAILKTLLPLGTKAIFTEPTKGRSASIPAAELKSLARRYLDEVYAYPDPAVALSEALNMVAGDEVLCICGSLYLVRELRPLLSRN
- a CDS encoding valine--tRNA ligase codes for the protein MGTNLEKVYNPKGMEEKWYNYWLEGNHFYADNAKEGPVFSIVIPPPNVTGQLHMGHALDNTLQDIITRWRRMQGYNTLWLPGTDHAGIATQIRVEEELRKEGLTRHDLGREAFLKRVWDWKEKYGNTIINQLKRLGASCDWSRERFTLDEGCSRAVREVFVSLYEKGLIYRGHYLINWCVECNTALSDVEVEHIESPGKLYYIRYPFADGDGYITVATTRPETMLGDTAVAVNPEDDRYKDLVGKTLRLPLTDRTIPVIADSFVSPEFGTGLVKVTPAHDPNDYAMGERHNLPQIQVIGEDGVMTKEAGRYAGLTREECRKRVVEDLKAAGLLEKIEDHMHAVGHCYRCDSVVEPLISEQWFVKMKPLAEPAIEVVKNGQVRFIPERFTKLYLNWMENIRDWCISRQLWWGHRIPVWYCDNCGETIVSKVDPTHCPKCNSDRLTQDPDVLDTWFSSALWPFSTMGWPDATKDLERYYPTSLLVTGFDIIFFWVARMIVMGMEFTGKPPFSEVLIHGLVRDSQGRKMSKSLGNGVDPLEVIEEYGADALRFTLVRGGSLGNDMRYYPEQVEASRNFANKVWNATRFALMNLDGFVPAATPTDFSLGDRWILSRYQRTVERVTNYLSEYDLAEASRAIYEFTWNELCDWYVEISKPYLSGKFGAEVKYTTQWVLWTVLDGTLRLLHPFMPFITEALWQALPGTGETIVRAAWPLAQERMLDPQAEGDMAVLMDVVRSIRNVRSEKQVPPSRRIKALVFADGRPREILEENRLYVESLAGLGELEIGPATGEKPEQAIFAVASGVEIYLPLEGLVDLEAERKRLEKELANSEQEIKRCEAKLSNEGFLAKAPPEVVEKERAKLQAYLEEKAKIEESLKALA